One genomic region from Henningerozyma blattae CBS 6284 chromosome 2, complete genome encodes:
- the AIP1 gene encoding Aip1p (similar to Saccharomyces cerevisiae AIP1 (YMR092C); ancestral locus Anc_2.470), which yields MPSIQLKSIIPPQPSTERNFTTHLSYNESTNSIAYPSGKSAFIRSLDPTTPDVIQFTGHGSSNVTVVKFSPNSQYICSGDESGKAIVWSWFKENDVIEFNIKSEFQVLAGRINDISWDFESKRLCIVGEGRDKFGTFISWDSGNSLGEISGHSQKINACHFKQSRPMRAVTVSDDSSVVFYEGPPFKFSSSDRSHHDNGKFIRDVKFSPNEGEFFISVGSDRKIACFNGKTGEFIKLIQDENDPVQGGIFALSWVNTTQFVTASADATVRLWDVNESKVLQKWTSPEPTLNNQQVGVVVAKDNTIISLELDGTLNFFQIGQERLVKKIRGHQKAITSLAVSPLITGSYDGKIMSWSPKTQSFDQHNNLIISIDNSNPDGFSSVSWDDTLKRNGKTLYNFESQPKIAASNKDGILAIVTMDNTLLVLQSDTGSKLNSLQLKEPCSSVTISSKLIAVGYESSKNVEIFNATDLSVSHLLKNTPTNVSSYLSISPNEKFIAVGDVMGKIILYDMETRDVKTSRWAFHTSRITDIDWLTAEEGADDDDDDDEGFVVTGSLDTNIIIYSVKRPMKNIKYLNAHKEGINSIKWDGKDTFVSVGKDSCIKNWKVDFD from the coding sequence ATGCCCTCGATACAATTAAAATCAATCATCCCTCCACAACCTTCTACGGAAAGAAACTTCACCACTCATCTTTCCTACAATGAATCTACAAATTCCATCGCTTACCCTTCAGGGAAATCAGCGTTCATTAGATCATTGGACCCTACAACCCCCGATGTGATTCAATTCACAGGCCATGGTTCTTCGAATGTCACCGTGGTTAAATTTTCTCCAAATTctcaatatatttgttCAGGTGATGAATCAGGTAAAGCTATTGTTTGGAGTTGGttcaaagaaaatgatGTTATCGaattcaatatcaaatCTGAATTCCAAGTCCTTGCTGGTAGAATCAACGATATTTCTTGGGATTTCGAAAGTAAAAGATTATGTATTGTTGGTGAAGGTCGTGATAAATTTGGGACGTTCATTTCATGGGATTCAGGTAATTCCCTAGGTGAAATCTCGGGCCATTCTCAAAAGATTAATGCTTGTCATTTCAAACAATCAAGACCAATGAGAGCCGTTACCGTGAGTGATGATAGTTCTGTTGTGTTTTACGAAGGCCCACCtttcaaattttcttcaaGTGATAGATCCCATCATGATAATGGGAAATTCATCAGAGATGTGAAATTCTCCCCCAATGAAGGTGAATTCTTCATCTCTGTAGGTTCAGATAGAAAGATTGCATGTTTCAATGGTAAGACAGgtgaatttattaaattgattCAAGATGAAAACGATCCTGTACAAGGTGGGATCTTTGCATTATCATGGGTCAATACAACTCAATTCGTCACAGCAAGTGCAGATGCAACAGTTAGATTATGGGATGTTAATGAATCGAAAGTTTTACAAAAATGGACTAGTCCAGAACctactttaaataatcaacaAGTTGGGGTTGTTGTTGCCAAGGATAATACAATCATTTCACTGGAATTGGATGGTACTTTGAATTTCTTCCAAATTGGTCAAGAGAGGCTTGTTAAGAAGATTAGAGGTCATCAAAAAGCAATTACTTCATTAGCAGTCTCACCATTAATTACAGGTTCATATGATGGTAAGATCATGTCATGGTCTCCTAAAACACAATCATTTGATCaacataataatttaatcatTTCTATTGATAATTCTAACCCGGATGGATTTTCCAGTGTTTCATGGGATGATACTTTGAAACGTAATGGTAAGACtctttataattttgaatctCAACCCAAGATTGCAGCAAGTAATAAAGATGGTATATTGGCTATTGTCACCATGGATAACACATTACTTGTTTTACAAAGTGATACAGGTTCTAAATTGAATTCTCTTCAATTGAAGGAACCTTGCTCCAGTGTTACCATTAGTAGCAAGTTAATTGCTGTTGGATATGAATCGAGTAAAAATGTGGAAATCTTTAATGCTACTGATTTATCAGTTAGtcatttattgaaaaatacaCCAACAAATGTCTCTTCAtatctttcaatttctccaaatgaaaaatttattgcAGTAGGTGATGTTATGGGTAAGATTATTCTTTATGATATGGAAACAAGAGATGTCAAAACTTCAAGATGGGCTTTCCATACCAGTAGAATTACAGACATCGATTGGTTAACTGCCGAAGAGGGAgctgatgatgatgatgatgatgatgaaggGTTTGTGGTTACTGGTTCTTTAGACACAAATATAATCATTTATTCAGTAAAGAGACctatgaaaaatatcaaatatttaaatgcTCACAAAGAGGGGAtcaattctattaaatgGGATGGTAAAGATACATTTGTTAGTGTGGGGAAGGATTCTTGTATCAAGAATTGGAAAGTGGATTTTGATTAA
- the TBLA0B08940 gene encoding uncharacterized protein — protein MYGPQTSLQHSPLHSVRKLAAHRATPKKLRPNGDITCVCTCMCKKKPSVATRLRGLLQRACARDADTQLQLQGELQGQSQSYSQLRHTHATVPAALALSECSSIFSVDELLAVSADDDTGSLGAELGSDLDCDLRAGIDELVSLSSTCSHTRTCYEFFDKEKETQREKETQREKETQDVDPRARARASGNNLNYSYGCPCPLGFDPDLDERLIQYFDSTLTNFLELE, from the coding sequence ATGTACGGCCCGCAGACATCCCTGCAGCACTCACCACTGCACTCGGTTAGGAAACTCGCTGCGCACAGGGCCACCCCTAAAAAGCTCAGGCCAAACGGTGATATCACGTGTGTGTGCACGTGCATGTGCAAGAAGAAGCCTTCGGTGGCCACGCGGCTGCGGGGGCTTTTGCAGAGGGCATGCGCACGTGACGCAGACACGCAGTTGCAATTGCAAGGGGAATTGCAAGGACAATCCCAATCTTACTCCCAATTACGTCATACACATGCAACAGTCCCAGCAGCGCTGGCGCTTAGCGAGTGTTCTTCGATCTTTTCTGTGGACGAGTTACTGGCCGTGTCGGCCGATGACGACACGGGCAGTCTCGGGGCCGAGCTCGGCTCCGATCTCGATTGTGATTTACGTGCCGGGATCGACGAGCTGGTCTCGTTGTCCAGCACGTGCTCACACACGCGCACGTGCTACGAATTTTTCGACaaggaaaaagaaacgcAGCGGGAAAAGGAAACGCAGCGGGAAAAAGAAACGCAGGACGTGGATCCAAGAGCACGTGCGCGTGCATCTGGAAACAACCTCAATTACAGTTACGGATGTCCTTGTCCACTGGGTTTCGATCCAGATTTGGATGAAAGATTGATTCAATATTTCGATTCCACATTGACTAATTTCTTGGAATTAGAATAA